From a region of the Daphnia magna isolate NIES linkage group LG1, ASM2063170v1.1, whole genome shotgun sequence genome:
- the LOC116923801 gene encoding LOW QUALITY PROTEIN: uncharacterized protein LOC116923801 (The sequence of the model RefSeq protein was modified relative to this genomic sequence to represent the inferred CDS: deleted 1 base in 1 codon) has translation MVNLEIINDLWMQIDKLHLSCLQTEESPQRIEQKRKLKGFMKEYLCLVTSNQRFYSTTTKAVLYTSILRRSEQFSPNRFRHAWEMLATYAANLLSQPWRKEFNEIRLYSGAFKYQIEQQLIGAEEILMEMGYTLDIEYNRLIVQGVLDYDRVIISHRDCLLAEVESQILCEIHAALSVSARPCSWVSIFDFRDSYVGSVNHCVRGLMYQSAQKESHYNFNPPAPTPSYLGPHEMYPSAFPCQMMYQQYVKPAFNYSLSAEQKELYLPKTLPQSNSTNNTARSLEPRSLEGQKMHETFEVWNNSFAREMKSIPKFDSLLDIDRLEQLCYDEVDNISPSSTAIERLKEDRGYKQKEEKNSPSAIRDLSEGNINRTPEKVVISSKMTNSQYSGPSPIGAKPKEAALFSGRPINQNLNSVKLTGWECLFCTFLNPDDREICDMCSKSRHKGSESQPLFRGGRECSNCTLVNVPEAEKCAACSTSLTNAPTYI, from the exons ATGGTTAACCTGGAAATAATAAATGATCTGTGGATGCAGATTGATAAGTTACATTTAAGTTGTCTTCAAACTGAAGAAAGTCCACAGAGAATagagcaaaagagaaaactgAAAG GTTTTATGAAGGAATACTTATGCCTGGTTACCTCAAATCAAAGGTTTTactccaccaccaccaaagcAGTACTTTACACCTCTATACTTAGGCGAAGTGAGCAATTCAGTCCAAACCGATTTAGACATGCATGGGAAATGCTTGCAACATATGCAGCCAATTTA TTAAGTCAACCTTGGAGGaaagaattcaatgaaatcCGG TTATACAGTGGTGCCTTCAAGTATCAAATTGAGCAACAGTTAATTGGAGCAGAAGAAATTTTGATGGAAATGGGTTATACTCTGGATATTGAATATAACCGTCTAATAGTTCAAGGGGTCTTGGATTATGATAGGGTCATTATCAGTCACAGAGACTGCCTTCTTGCAGAAGTAGAATCCCAG ATTCTATGTGAGATCCATGCTGCACTGAGTGTCAGCGCAAGACCCTGCTCTTGGGTATCCATATTTGATTTCCGCGACAGCTACGTTGGATCAGTGAACCACTGTGTAAGGGGTCTGATGTATCAAAGTGCACAGAAAGAAAGTCACTACAATTTCAATCCACCAGCGCCTACTCCTTCTTATTTGGGACCTCATGAAATGTATCCAAGTGCCTTCCCCTGTCAGATGATGTACCAGCAGTACGTGAAACCAGCGTTCAACTATTCTCTCTCAGCGGAACAAAAAGAGCTATATTTACCCAAGACTCTACCCCAATCAAACTCGACAAACAATACAGCTAGATCGCTGGAACCAAGGAGTCTTGAGGGACAAAAAATGCATGAAACCTTTGAAGTTTGGAATAACTCTTTTGCTCGTGAGATGAAGAGTATACCGAAATTCGATAGCTTGTTGGATATTGATCGCTTGGAGCAGCTTTGCTATGACGAAGTCGATAACATTAGTCCAAGCAGCACTGCTATTGAGAGGCTAAAAGAGGACAGAGgatacaaacaaaaagaagagaaaaattcCCCTTCGGCCATTAGAGACTTGTCTGAAGGGAACATTAATCGGACGCCGGAAAAAGTTGTTATATCTTCGAAAATGACCAACAGCCAATATTCTGGACCGTCACCGATTGGAGCTAAGCCGAAAGAAGCCGCACTGTTTAGTGGGAGACCCATTAACCAAAATTTGAATTCGGTCAAG TTAACTGGGTGGGAATGTCTGTTCTGTACTTTCCTAAATCCTGATGACAGAGAAATATGCGACATGTGTTCCAAATCTAGGCACAAGGGATCGGAAAGTCAGCCTCTGTTCCGCGGCGGGCGTGAATGCTCCAACTGCACGTTAGTGAACGTACCCGAGGCTGAGAAATGCGCTGCCTGTTCTACCTCCCTCACGAACGCCCCTACCTATATCTAA
- the LOC116925479 gene encoding charged multivesicular body protein 2b-B — MDFFAKKPTMKEQMRDVDRQLRKTGREVDRDRRELEKEEKKLEMEIKNAAKTGNKQACTVLAKQLVQLRKQKERTYAANSKITSINSQTKVMGANVKLAGAMTTATQSMVSMNKTLKPEQLSRTMQEFGKASTHMEMTEEMMSDALDDILNESGDEEAGDSIVQQVLDEIGIDITTKVSKAPSAPSRLGASSTADNEFADLEKQLAKLKS; from the exons ATGGATTTCTTCGCTAAAAAACCAACCATGAAAG AGCAAATGCGTGATGTGGATAGGCAGCTGAGGAAAACTGGAAGAGAGGTTGATAGAGATAGACGAGAACTagagaaagaggaaaagaaattg GAGATGGAGATTAAAAATGCAGCAAAAACTGGAAATAAGCAAGCTTGCACAGTCCTAGCCAAACAATTGGTACAACTTCGAAAACAAAAGGAGCGGACATATGCCGCCAACAGCAAG ATTACCTCAATAAATTCCCAAACAAAAGTAATGGGAGCTAACGTGAAACTAGCTGGAGCTATGACAACTGCCACTCAAAGTATGGTATCAATgaacaaaaccttgaagccGGAACAGTTGAGTCGAACCATGCAAGAGTTTGGAAAAGCTTCTACTCACATGGAAATGACTGAAGAGATGATGAGTGATGCCTTGGATGATATTTTGAATGAAAGTGGGGATGAGGAAGCAGGTGATTCTATTGTCCAGCAAGTTCTGGATGAAATTGGCATTGACATAACCACAAAG GTTTCCAAAGCGCCATCTGCTCCATCCAGGTTGGGTGCTTCTTCTACCGCAGATAACGAATTTGCAGATTTGGAAAAGCAATTAGCCAAACTGAAAAGTTAG
- the LOC116924663 gene encoding cleavage and polyadenylation specificity factor subunit 4 codes for MGTMDSAIAPIANIKFDIEVALEQQLGAQNLPFPGMDKSTAMVCTLFTKGQCQRASFCPYRHLRADRTIVCKHWLRGLCKKGDQCEFLHEFDMAKMPECYFYARFSACHNKECPFLHIDPETKIKDCPWYDRGFCRHGPTCRHRHVRRVLCMNYTAGFCPDGPECKFVHPRFELPPLPDDIKGDKRKMPLVCHFCGEVGHKAAQCPKIPSESKDIYRTPADASTHASNASQAQRDRTNLRPLDEVTCYRCGLRGHYANRCNKGHLAFLSNQPTEERS; via the exons ATGGGTACCATGGATAGCGCAATTGCGCCTATTGCCAATATAAAGTTCGACATCGAAGTTGCTTTAG AGCAACAGCTTGGAGCCCAAAATTTGCCATTTCCTGGAATGGACA AATCCACAGCAATGGTGTGCACCCTCTTCACTAAAGGACAATGCCAGAGAGCAAGTTTCTGCCCATATAGACATCTTAGGGCAGATAGGACAATTGTCTGCAAGCATTGGCTTCGTGGATTGTGCAAAAAAGGAGATCAGTGTGAATTCCTCCACGAATTTGACATGGCTAAGATGCCTGAGTGCTATTTCTATGCCAGATTCA GTGCATGCCATAACAAAGAATGCCCTTTCCTTCACATTGACCCTGAAACAAAGATCAAAGATTGTCCTTGGTATGACCGTGGTTTTTGTCGTCATGGGCCAACGTGTCGACATCGTCACGTTCGAC GTGTACTCTGCATGAACTACACCGCGGGATTCTGTCCCGATGGTCCCGAGTGCAAATTTGTCCA TCCGAGATTTGAATTACCTCCTCTTCCAGACGATATCAAAGGTGACAAGAGGAAAATGCCTCTAGTCTGTCATTTCTGTGGAGAAGTTGGACACAAAGCTG CACAATGTCCGAAAATTCCATCGGAGTCCAAAGATATCTATCGTACTCCAGCAGATGCTTCTACGCACGCTAGCAATGCTTCTCAAGCCCAAAGAGATCGAACTAATTTAAGACCCTTGGATGAAGTCACTTGCTacagg TGTGGGCTCCGCGGACACTACGCAAATAG ATGTAACAAAGGACACTTGGCTTTCCTGAGTAATCAGCCAACAGAGGAAAGAAGTTAA